The proteins below are encoded in one region of Candidatus Polarisedimenticolaceae bacterium:
- a CDS encoding lysylphosphatidylglycerol synthase transmembrane domain-containing protein has translation MKQVLSFVLGLALAAAIFVWVLHDTDLRAVGTGLAGASVGGLLLGAALNLGHNVFRVWRWRYLLEPVRKDVPFRPMGTSVVVGYLVSWVVPGRLGEVVRPMLLSSREKLPLGPCLGTVAADRLLDGVAIVVLAAIGLLLAPLHGEAAAHAGSVKTTAWSLVGVLAAGIVLLMTLSAAGTWVERRLIAFPGPVRWGVRALLSLARGTDALRSPRILAIASAHSALAWLTIAAGTWVGVRAAGADVPFGAILVMLPLLALGVAVPTPGGAGGYHGAMKWGLTVLFGVPPDIAVAAGLLMHLAIVVPILVLGPVLLHTDRISWGDLIDGARNVRALGSAPAGSEVAS, from the coding sequence ATGAAACAGGTGCTGTCGTTCGTGCTCGGCCTCGCGCTCGCGGCGGCGATCTTCGTTTGGGTCCTGCACGACACCGATCTCCGAGCCGTCGGGACGGGCCTGGCCGGGGCGTCGGTCGGCGGCCTGCTGCTCGGCGCCGCCCTCAATCTGGGTCACAACGTCTTTCGGGTCTGGCGATGGAGGTACCTGCTCGAGCCCGTCCGCAAGGACGTGCCGTTCCGTCCGATGGGCACGTCGGTCGTCGTCGGTTACCTCGTCTCGTGGGTGGTTCCGGGGCGCCTCGGCGAGGTGGTGCGACCGATGCTCCTCTCGAGCCGGGAGAAGCTCCCGCTGGGACCCTGTCTCGGGACCGTGGCCGCGGACCGTCTCCTGGACGGCGTCGCGATCGTCGTCCTCGCCGCGATCGGCCTGCTCCTCGCGCCGCTGCACGGCGAGGCCGCCGCGCACGCCGGCTCGGTCAAGACGACCGCATGGTCGCTCGTCGGCGTGCTCGCCGCGGGAATCGTGCTCCTGATGACCCTTTCCGCCGCAGGAACCTGGGTCGAGCGGCGCCTGATCGCCTTCCCGGGGCCCGTCCGATGGGGGGTGCGGGCGCTCCTGTCGCTCGCCCGCGGAACCGACGCGCTCCGGAGCCCGCGCATCCTCGCGATCGCCTCGGCGCACAGCGCGCTCGCGTGGCTGACGATCGCCGCGGGGACGTGGGTCGGCGTCCGCGCCGCCGGCGCCGACGTCCCCTTCGGCGCGATCCTCGTGATGCTGCCGCTGCTCGCCCTCGGGGTCGCGGTACCGACCCCCGGCGGCGCCGGGGGCTACCACGGTGCGATGAAGTGGGGGCTGACCGTCCTGTTCGGGGTGCCGCCGGATATCGCCGTCGCGGCCGGGCTGCTCATGCACCTGGCGATCGTGGTCCCGATCCTCGTGCTCGGTCCCGTGCTCCTGCACACCGATCGCATTTCCTGGGGCGATCTGATCGACGGCGCCCGCAACGTCCGCGCCCTCGGCTCCGCTCCCGCCGGCTCGGAGGTGGCGTCGTGA
- a CDS encoding Hsp20/alpha crystallin family protein, with translation MSNTFGPLFEVARIQSEINRLFDNLIDLGSKPEDAAAGTWTPIVDVVETEDHLLVRVELPGVPGDRVQVSAHAGNVIVRGEKPRPQPPQSPRFHVAERAFGRFRRVIPLGTPVNTHKAEAVLADGFLRISFPKVPNRRGEEVPIEVQSA, from the coding sequence ATGAGCAACACGTTCGGCCCGTTGTTCGAGGTCGCGCGGATCCAGAGCGAGATCAACCGGCTCTTCGACAACCTCATCGACCTCGGCTCGAAACCGGAGGACGCCGCCGCCGGCACCTGGACGCCGATCGTGGACGTGGTCGAGACCGAGGACCATCTGCTCGTGCGCGTCGAGCTTCCCGGCGTCCCGGGGGACCGCGTGCAGGTCAGCGCGCACGCGGGAAACGTGATCGTCCGCGGCGAGAAGCCGCGTCCGCAGCCCCCGCAGTCCCCGCGGTTCCACGTCGCCGAGCGCGCATTCGGGCGGTTCCGGCGGGTCATCCCGCTCGGGACCCCGGTCAACACCCACAAGGCGGAGGCCGTCCTCGCCGACGGATTCCTGAGGATCTCGTTCCCCAAGGTCCCGAACCGTCGCGGCGAAGAGGTTCCCATCGAGGTCCAGTCGGCATGA
- the nrdR gene encoding transcriptional regulator NrdR has protein sequence MKCPFCGHTKDKVVDSRETGAGDSIRRRRECLQCGRRFTSYERVEEIPYFVIKKDGRREPFERQKLLAGLHRACEKRPVSAKALQAIADEIEQMVSDSADREVESNRIGERIMERLRDLDKVAYVRFASVYRQFEDVQEFMAELRGLLETRKP, from the coding sequence GTGAAGTGTCCGTTCTGCGGGCATACGAAGGACAAGGTCGTCGACTCGCGGGAGACCGGCGCGGGGGATTCGATCCGGCGGCGCCGCGAGTGTCTCCAGTGCGGACGGCGCTTCACCTCCTACGAGCGCGTCGAGGAGATCCCGTACTTCGTGATCAAGAAGGACGGCCGCCGCGAGCCGTTCGAGCGGCAGAAGCTGCTCGCCGGTCTCCATCGCGCCTGCGAGAAACGGCCGGTCTCGGCGAAGGCGCTGCAGGCGATCGCCGACGAGATCGAGCAGATGGTCTCGGACTCGGCGGATCGCGAGGTCGAGTCCAACCGGATCGGCGAGCGGATCATGGAGCGGCTGCGCGACCTGGACAAGGTGGCGTACGTGCGGTTCGCCTCGGTGTACCGTCAGTTCGAGGACGTCCAGGAGTTCATGGCGGAGTTGCGCGGCCTGCTCGAGACGCGCAAGCCCTGA
- the deoC gene encoding deoxyribose-phosphate aldolase produces MNLTASRFDHAVLGPDRPHAEILAEAARAASHAVRGLCVLPRAAVVAREPLRGSRTLLVVVVNFPAAASTAELAAIEARRAVDDGAGEVDAVVPAGWLRAGEFSRALDYVAGIVRAAGVPVKAIVEAAMFDDPVLARVGREVVGPSGAAFFKTGTGVYGGALAPERIRALRSALPATLLLKVSGGIRDAEQALRAVESGADVLGTSRTFAILGLE; encoded by the coding sequence ATGAACCTCACGGCGTCGCGATTCGATCACGCGGTGCTCGGGCCGGATCGCCCCCACGCGGAGATCCTCGCCGAAGCGGCCCGGGCCGCCTCGCACGCCGTCCGTGGGCTGTGCGTCCTCCCCCGCGCGGCCGTCGTCGCGAGGGAGCCGCTTCGGGGGTCGAGAACGCTCCTGGTCGTCGTCGTGAACTTCCCGGCGGCCGCCTCGACGGCCGAGCTCGCCGCGATCGAGGCGAGGCGCGCCGTCGATGACGGGGCGGGAGAGGTGGACGCCGTCGTCCCTGCGGGTTGGCTCCGGGCGGGGGAGTTTTCCCGGGCGCTCGACTACGTGGCCGGGATCGTTCGGGCGGCCGGGGTTCCCGTGAAGGCGATCGTCGAGGCGGCGATGTTCGACGATCCCGTCCTCGCGCGGGTGGGCCGCGAGGTGGTCGGGCCGTCGGGGGCGGCCTTCTTCAAGACCGGCACGGGAGTCTACGGAGGCGCGCTGGCTCCGGAACGGATCCGGGCCCTCCGATCCGCGCTGCCGGCGACGCTGCTTCTGAAGGTCTCTGGAGGGATCCGGGACGCCGAACAGGCGTTGCGGGCCGTCGAATCCGGGGCCGACGTCCTCGGCACCAGCCGAACGTTCGCGATTCTCGGTCTCGAATAG
- the lon gene encoding endopeptidase La: protein MSATDRPSEERLDIPSELPVLPLRDMVVYPFIIAPLSVAREMSIQAVDRALAENRMIVLAAQRDKDEEDPAGSDLFDIGTVAVIMRMLKLPDERIRVLVQGVARCRLREFTTARPFLQAKLERLNDLPFDEASIEKEALLRSVKRAIERAGSLGKNLPSEVQVIANNLEDPGRLADLVASNLELKVEESQEVLETLDPVARLKRVHDFLNREMNLLNMQREIDSMAKDEMDRSQREYYLRHQMKAILQELGEGNELVEEVEHYREKARAAEMPAGAKEELDRQLRRLERMHPDSAETATVRNYLDWLTGMPWAKHSKDNLDLKKARKILDEDHYGLEKIKDRILEYLAVRKLSKKGKGPILCFVGPPGVGKTSLGRSIARALGRQFVRLSLGGVKDEAEIRGHRRTYVGAMPGRIIQGIHQAGTANPVFMLDEVDKIGQDFRGDPSAALLEVLDPEQNFSFRDHYLGVPYDLSDVLFITTANLLDPIQPAFRDRMEVIRLSGYTEEEKLVIGKRHIVPKQVGENGLKSGQIEFSDNALRALIAGYTREAGLRNLERHVAQVCRKVARQVAEGRRRRMRVIESSLEAYLGPAPATREDALAEHQVGVATGLAWTESGGDVLFVEATVMRGRGGLTLTGQLGEVMRESAQAALSFARAHAAELGIPEDYFEGKDLHVHVPEGAIPKDGPSAGITLATAMVSAFTGRPVRRDVAMTGEITLRGNVLPIGGVKEKVLAARRSGIRTVLLPEANRKNLEEIPKALRRDLLFSFVKDVREVFEAALLDPSREVVTAVQAPKAKARRSAPQPAH, encoded by the coding sequence ATGAGCGCCACCGATCGTCCCTCCGAGGAACGGCTCGACATCCCGTCCGAGCTCCCGGTGCTTCCGCTCCGGGACATGGTCGTCTATCCGTTCATCATCGCGCCGCTGTCGGTGGCGCGGGAGATGTCCATCCAGGCGGTCGACCGGGCGCTCGCCGAGAACCGGATGATCGTGCTCGCGGCGCAGCGCGACAAGGACGAGGAGGACCCCGCCGGCTCGGACCTGTTCGACATCGGCACCGTCGCGGTGATCATGCGGATGCTCAAGCTCCCCGACGAGCGCATCCGCGTGCTCGTCCAGGGGGTGGCGCGGTGCCGGCTGCGCGAGTTCACGACCGCCCGCCCGTTCCTCCAGGCCAAGCTCGAGCGGCTCAACGATCTTCCGTTCGACGAAGCCTCGATCGAGAAGGAGGCCCTGCTCCGATCGGTGAAGCGCGCGATCGAGCGTGCGGGCAGCCTCGGCAAGAACCTGCCGAGCGAGGTGCAGGTCATCGCCAACAACCTGGAGGACCCCGGCCGGCTCGCCGACCTCGTCGCCTCCAACCTCGAATTGAAGGTGGAGGAGTCCCAGGAGGTCCTCGAGACCCTCGACCCCGTCGCGCGCCTGAAGCGGGTTCACGACTTCCTGAACCGGGAGATGAACCTCCTCAACATGCAGCGCGAGATCGATTCGATGGCGAAGGACGAGATGGACCGCTCGCAGCGGGAGTATTACCTCCGCCACCAGATGAAGGCGATCCTCCAGGAACTGGGCGAGGGGAACGAGCTCGTCGAGGAGGTCGAGCACTACCGCGAGAAGGCGCGCGCCGCGGAGATGCCCGCGGGGGCGAAGGAGGAGCTCGACCGTCAGCTCCGGCGGCTCGAGCGGATGCACCCCGATTCCGCCGAAACGGCGACGGTGCGCAACTACCTGGACTGGCTGACCGGGATGCCCTGGGCGAAACACTCCAAGGACAATCTCGACCTCAAGAAGGCGAGGAAGATCCTCGACGAGGATCACTACGGGCTCGAGAAGATCAAGGACCGCATCCTCGAGTACCTTGCGGTGCGCAAGCTCTCCAAGAAAGGCAAGGGGCCGATCCTGTGCTTCGTCGGCCCGCCCGGCGTCGGGAAGACCTCGCTCGGACGGTCGATCGCGCGGGCCCTCGGGCGCCAGTTCGTCAGGCTGTCGCTCGGAGGGGTGAAGGACGAGGCCGAGATCCGCGGGCACCGCAGGACCTATGTGGGGGCGATGCCGGGGCGGATCATCCAGGGGATCCACCAGGCGGGGACCGCGAACCCGGTCTTCATGCTCGACGAGGTCGACAAGATCGGACAGGACTTCCGCGGCGACCCCTCCGCCGCGCTGCTCGAGGTCCTCGACCCCGAGCAGAATTTCTCGTTCCGCGATCACTACCTCGGCGTGCCGTACGACCTCTCGGACGTCCTGTTCATCACCACGGCGAACCTGCTCGATCCGATCCAGCCGGCGTTTCGCGACCGGATGGAGGTCATCCGCCTGTCCGGGTACACGGAGGAAGAGAAGCTCGTCATCGGCAAGCGTCACATCGTGCCGAAGCAGGTCGGAGAGAACGGCCTCAAGTCGGGGCAGATCGAGTTCTCCGACAACGCGCTGCGGGCGCTGATCGCCGGCTACACGCGCGAGGCCGGGCTTCGCAATCTCGAGCGCCACGTCGCGCAGGTGTGTCGCAAGGTCGCGCGCCAGGTCGCCGAAGGGCGCAGGCGGAGGATGCGCGTGATCGAGTCGAGTCTCGAGGCCTATCTCGGCCCGGCGCCCGCCACGCGCGAGGACGCCCTCGCGGAGCACCAGGTCGGGGTGGCCACCGGGCTGGCGTGGACGGAGTCCGGGGGCGACGTGTTGTTCGTCGAGGCGACGGTGATGCGCGGGCGCGGGGGGCTCACCCTCACCGGACAGCTCGGCGAAGTGATGCGGGAGTCCGCGCAGGCGGCGTTGTCGTTCGCGCGGGCGCACGCGGCCGAGCTCGGCATTCCCGAGGACTACTTCGAAGGCAAGGACCTCCACGTGCACGTCCCCGAGGGCGCGATCCCGAAGGACGGCCCGTCGGCGGGGATCACCCTCGCCACCGCGATGGTCTCGGCGTTCACGGGGCGTCCGGTCCGCCGGGACGTCGCCATGACCGGGGAGATCACCCTCAGGGGGAACGTCCTGCCGATCGGGGGGGTGAAGGAGAAGGTGCTCGCGGCGCGTCGGTCGGGGATCCGGACGGTCCTGCTCCCCGAAGCGAACCGGAAGAACCTCGAGGAGATCCCGAAGGCGCTGCGC